The genomic DNA GACAAGGTCGCGGAAGTGGGCCGGTGGGGCCGGTCCATGCCTGCCGGAACGGGGCAGGGGATTGCGGTGCACCCCGAGTACCACGGTTTCGTCGCTGTCCTGGCCGAGATCGACTGCCGGCCGGAGACGACCGGGCGTAAGGTCCGTGACGCCTACACCGGCCCTCGTGTCACCAAGGTCGTCTGCGCCGTCGACGTCGGCCTCGCCGTCAACCCGCGCGGCCTGGAGGCCCAGATGATGGGCGGCATCATCGACGGCATCGCCGTCACCCTCACCGCGGGCCTCCACCTCCAGAACGGGCATTTCCTCGAGGGGAGCTGGGACAACTACTTCTACACCCGGCAGTGGAACACCCCGCCCGAGCTCGAGATCGTCGTCATGCCACCGACCACAGGCAAGCCCGGTGGTGCGGGGGAGCTGGCTGTCGCCGGCGCGATGGCGGCCGTCGCCTGCGCCTACGGCCGGGCCACCGGCACCATGCCCACCACCTTCCCCATCAACCACGGTGAGCCTCTCGGCTTCGACCCGCTGCCGACCACCCCGCCGATCCCCGCCTCGCCGACCGACGGCCTCGACCGCACCTTCTAGACGACCAGGAGCTCCCGTGCCGCAACACACCTTCATCCTCAACGGCAAACCGGTGACCGTGGACATCGAGGACGACGTCCGGCTGCTCTGGGTGCTTCGCGACGTCCTGGGCGTCACCGGACCGAAGTACGGCTGCGGGCTCGGCGTCTGCCAGGCGTGCACCAGCCACATCAACGGCAAGGCGTTCAACCCCTGCAGCGTCCCGGTCAAGGATGTCGGTCCCGCCGACGAGGTGACGACGATCGAGGGCCTGCCCGCCACGGTCGGCCGGGACCTGCACCCGATGCAGGAGGCATGGCTGGAGTACGACGTCGCGCAGTGCGGCTACTGCCAGCCCGGCCAGATCATGACCGCCGTCGCCAAGGTCCGGCGCGCCCGGGAGGAGGGACGCGAGATCGATCAGGCCGACCTCGACGAGATACGCAACATCTGCCGGTGCGGCACGTACAACCGCATCCGTGAGGCCATCGCGGCAGG from Streptomyces sp. NBC_01707 includes the following:
- a CDS encoding (2Fe-2S)-binding protein — translated: MPQHTFILNGKPVTVDIEDDVRLLWVLRDVLGVTGPKYGCGLGVCQACTSHINGKAFNPCSVPVKDVGPADEVTTIEGLPATVGRDLHPMQEAWLEYDVAQCGYCQPGQIMTAVAKVRRAREEGREIDQADLDEIRNICRCGTYNRIREAIAAGAEKF